Below is a window of Spirochaetota bacterium DNA.
TTCACATTTATCCTGCAGAGCTCGTTCAACCGGTTCGCGAACGATTTGGTGAAATTCTCGGGCATGTGCTGTACGATGACGATGCCCGGCGTATCGAGGGGGAGCGCCTCGAGAAATGTCCGAAGCGCCTCCGTGCCGCCGGTGGACGCCCCTACGGCGATGACCTTTTCGGTCGTCTGCACCATCGCATGCGAACGCGACTTGGCGAGAATGACATCGGCGGACAGCTTCGGTGTGATGTCCGGTGTCATCCTGAGCTTTTTGAGCTGCGCGCGGGCGGCCGCTTTCACCGCATCGGTTATCGTCGCCTTCGATTCCTCAAGGAACTGTTTCGTGCCGAGCTTGGGTTTGGTGATGATGTCCACTGCGCCGAATTCCACCGCTCGTATCGCGGTGAGCGAGCCTTCATCGGTAAGACTTGAGCAGACGACGACGGGTATGGGGTGCTGCGACATTATCTTCTTGAGGAAGGTAAGTCCGTCCATGCGGGGCATTTCGATGTCGAGCGTTATGACATCGGGGACCTCATCGCGTATCTTGTCCGCGGCGATGAACGGGTCTGCAGCCGCCGCCATCACCTCCAGTTCCGGATCGGAGGAAATGAGCTCTTCCATTGTCT
It encodes the following:
- a CDS encoding chemotaxis response regulator protein-glutamate methylesterase; this translates as MEKKIRVLIVDDSAVVRQTMEELISSDPELEVMAAAADPFIAADKIRDEVPDVITLDIEMPRMDGLTFLKKIMSQHPIPVVVCSSLTDEGSLTAIRAVEFGAVDIITKPKLGTKQFLEESKATITDAVKAAARAQLKKLRMTPDITPKLSADVILAKSRSHAMVQTTEKVIAVGASTGGTEALRTFLEALPLDTPGIVIVQHMPENFTKSFANRLNELCRINVKEAEDGDTVLRSHALIAPGNKHMLLKRSGARYYVEVKEGPLVNRHRPSVDVLFRSAARYAGANAVGIIMTGMGDDGARGMKEMKDGGAYTIAQDEDSCVVFGMPKEAIKLGGVDSILPLGTIAPHVILKYC